A region from the Rhizoctonia solani chromosome 13, complete sequence genome encodes:
- a CDS encoding LATS, large tumor suppressor, which produces MPSSSRLPYSQSSRLPYPASNVAPAMASPITVNSHRNSTLVHRGFYDLLSLVPGTAGVGVGTRRGKVNDMWPHDELVPGQRYEDIGMGGPPPAPPPGGTFIPSTGVAVSPPTLASPKGKRRISKDMVSRPMGFVHLVHASDADQAEALLSRWGPDGIGKLGVDPNWAQPIKTQIRSKQQERAVAEVMHAMDATPSTSSASALVLRVVNGMSTSTLTTSTVAPSTPGAEKTYSRLANSNSRLGLSPPLETQHEHSGEESTDAKAGHTSEGSEITIKGRSIVPHPPKQAQATVSPDLGQVEMVASPLVCREGVGIGHPIGPRSPGNPPQPRSPGRIAVPPRSPDRPMGPRPPGDSSAVPYSPAQSVPYSPTQPATPYTPQHTPWLPTTPPKPDFAPATPPKDFPPPTPPKRADLGYPISPKRDITPVTPKREFQPATMPLKRSTSRPLPIPAGGAIGAPEDPLAMFANELMRGVNGGASPIPIPGLPGSPPKSGLPGSPGTPGTIRIHPEGTPLPAPTPGAWGATAIKEDAEIANSPGTNSGGIGVPRGFTNSIIGGTGDKWATGPNVNRQYYHLIIGFVILTYSLPHWGSIKSNHSYPAPSKLFRPSLTTLDKAVSAKIYFENVYFPLLRLPPSREQRRLAMEAEMEQLNIPQHMRTQLRARWRANETAYLRERRRRVDQRSFVKLKTIGHGAFGVVSLVKEKDTGELYAMKQMRKVDMLRKGQEGHVRAERDVLKGAALVSSPTGADWIVRLFYSFQDQDHLYLVLEFMGGGDLLNLLIEKDIFEEDFAKFYIAEMILAIEQCHKQGFIHRDIKPDNFLFDPNGHIKLSDFGLATDLHWAHDTSYYEQQRRDLLHKHGIDLEDGETRTHKNRRMDKFEADRVMGGEGVFTWREKNRKKLAYSVCGTNSYMSPEVIRGQGYSFSCDWWSLGVIMFECLYGYPPFVSNSRHVTRQKILNWRTSLRFPPRPKISREGVDLMARLLCEPEDRIGAQGGLPPGMNRRSGFLGGSLDGADDIKAHPWFRDIDFARIHEQEAPFRPELQRPDDTKHFDTEIAPEPLAPANGAPPDATRDPMLRHKVHGAHILETRKAFAFAGFTHKSPRKISYTTIDAILKPFEDNDAKRVPAAHGGDDEQRGRSTLREQETVGRGRAISM; this is translated from the exons ATGCCCTCGTCGTCTCGCCTTCCGTACTCGCAGTCGTCTCGTCTGCCCTATCCGGCGTCTAACGTTGCACCGGCGATGGCCAGCCCAATAACTGTGAACTCTCACCGAAACTCGACGCTCGTTCATCGTGGGTTCTATGACTTGCTTTCATTGGTCCCTGGTACTGCCGGTGTGGGGGTTGGGACGAGAAGAGGAAAGGTGAATGATATGTGGCCGCATGACGAGCTAGTGCCGGGGCAGAGGTACGAGGACATAGGAATGGGAGGACCCCCACCCGCTCCTCCACCTGGAGGCACGTTTATCCCTTCAACCGGAGTTGCTGTATCGCCACCTACCCTAGCCTCACCCAAAGGCAAGCGTAGGATAAGCAAGGATATGGTATCTCGGCCGATGGGGTTTGT TCATCTGGTCCATGCCTCTGACGCAGATCAGGCCGAAGCATTGCTGAGTCGGTGGGGACCAGATGGAATAGGAAAATTAGGAGTAG ATCCAAATTGGGCTCAACCGATCAAGACTCAAATTCGCTCTAAGCAGCAAGAACGAGCTGTGGCGGAGGTAATGCACGCAATGGATGCTACTCCT TCTACATCCTCGGCTAGCGCTCTAGTGCTTCGTGTGGTCAATGGCATGTCCACATCCACATTAACCACATCAACTGTCGCGCCATCGACACCTGGAGCTGAGAAGACCTATTCCCGCCTTGCGAATTCCAACTCCCGACTTGGGCTCAGTCCGCCACTCGAAACTCAGCACGAGCACTCTGGAGAAGAATCAACTGACGCTAAAGCTGGTCATACGAGCGAAGGCAGTGAGATCACGATCAAGGGTCGATCCATCGTACCACATCCACCAAAGCAGGCTCAAGCCACTGTTAGTCCCGACCTAGGTCAGGTCGAAATGGTTGCGAGCCCACTTGTGTGCAGGGAAGGCGTGGGAATTGGGCATCCGATCGGGCCGAGGAGCCCTGGGAATCCACCCCAGCCCCGATCTCCTGGCCGAATTGCCGTGCCGCCTAGATCTCCAGACCGACCGATGGGACCGAGGCCACCTGGCGACAGTTCTGCAGTACCATATTCTCCAGCGCAATCTGTGCCGTATTCCCCGACGCAACCAGCTACACCATATACTCCACAACATACACCCTGGCTACCGACGACACCTCCTAAACCAGATTTTGCCCCCGCAACTCCACCCAAAGACTTTCCGCCACCCACACCACCCAAGCGCGCCGACTTGGGCTATCCTATATCCCCAAAACGTGATATCACTCCCGTAACGCCCAAGCGTGAGTTCCAACCAGCGACGATGCCTCTCAAACGTTCGACATCACGACCGTTACCTATTCCTGCCGGTGGTGCAATCGGAGCTCCTGAAGACCCATTGGCCATGTTTGCGAATGAGCTAATGAGAGGCGTGAATGGTGGAGCTA GTCCTATTCCTATCCCCGGCTTACCTGGTTCGCCTCCAAAATCGGGTCTTCCTGGATCTCCTGGGACACCTGGAACAATTCGAATCCACCCTGAGGGTACGCCCCTTCCTGCCCCTACTCCGGGGGCCTGGGGGGCAACTGCTATCAAAGAGGACGCGG AAATAGCTAATTCACCCGGTACCAATAGTGGCGGAATCGGTGTCCCTCGTGGCTTTACAAACTCGATCATTGGAGGAACGGGAGATAAGTGGGCTACAGGGCCAAATGTCAATCGTCAGTATTACCATCTTATCATTGGCTTCGTTATCCTGACATATTCTCTACCTCATTGGGGATCTATTAAATCAAATCATTCATATCCAGCTCCCTCTAAACTATTCCGACCATCGCTTACTACGCTCGATAAGGCTGTTTCGGCAAAAATTTACTTTGAGAATGTATATTTCCCGTTGCTACGACTTCCGCCTTCCAGAGAGCAGAGGCGTCTGGCCATGGAGGCCGAGATGGAACAG CTCAATATTCCCCAACATATGCGCACTCAGCTCCGTGCAAGATGGCGAGCCAATGAGACCGCTTACCTTCGCGAACGACGGCGACGAGTTGATCAACGTTCGTTTGTCAAGCTCAAGACGATTGGGCATGGAGCTTTTGGTGTTGTCAGTCTCGTGAAGGAGAAAGATACCGGGGAACTCTACGCAATGAAGCAG ATGCGCAAAGTCGATATGCTTCGCAAAGGCCAAGAAGGACATGTGCGCGCGGAGCGAGATGTACTCAAGGGAGCAGCGCTCGTATCTAGTCCGACTGGAGCGGACTGGATCGTTCGGCTATTTTATAGCTTCCAGGACCAGGACCATTTGTATCTT GTACTCGAGTTTATGGGCGGAGGTGATCTATTGAATTTGTTGATCGAGAAAGATATTTTTGAAGAGGACTTTGCCAAATTTTACATTGCCGAG ATGATTCTTGCGATCGAGCAATGTCATAAGCAAGGGTTTATTCACAGAGACATCAAGCCTGAT AACTTCTTGTTTGACCCCAATGGGCACATCAAACTGAGTGATTTTGGGCTGGC TACTGATCTGCACTGGGCGCATGATACATCTT ACTATGAGCAACAGCGAAGGGATCTACTTCACAAACATGGTATTGATCTGGAAGATGGAGAGACTCGTACTCATAAGAACCGTCGAATGGACAAGTTTGAAGCTGATCGTGTGATGGGAGGTGAGGGTGTGTTCACTTGGCGCGAGAAAAACCGAAAGAAGCTAGCGTATTCGGTTTGCGGGACGAACTCGTATA TGAGCCCAGAGGTTATTCGAG GTCAAGGATATTCCTTCTCTTGTGATTGGTGGAGCCTGGGTGTTATAATGTTCGAATGTTTGTACGG CTATCCCCCATTCGTCAGCAATTCG CGCCACGTTACGCGTCAGAAGATCCTCAACTGGCGAACATCCCTCCGTTTCCCGCCTCGGCCAAAAATATCTCGTGAAGGTGTTGACTTGATGGCACGCCTTTTGTGTGAACCAGAGGATCGTATTGGAGCACAAGGTGGACTTCCGCCAGGGATGAACCGGCGCAGTGGATTCCTCGGTGGTAGCCTAGATGGGGCGGATGACATCAAG GCCCATCCATGGTTCAGGGACATTGATTTtgcacgcatacatgaacaAGAGGCGCCATTCAGGCCCGAACTACAGCGCCCAGATGATACGAAGCATTTCGATACAGAAATCGCACCCGAG CCCCTCGCACCAGCCAACGGTGCTCCCCCAGACGCAACACGAGACCCAATGTTACGACACAAAGTACACGGTGCCCACATCCTCGAGACCCGAAAGGCATTTGCATTCGCCGGTTTTACACACAAAAGCCCGCGCAAGATCAGCTATACCACTATTGATGCTATCCTCAAACCTTTTGAGGATAACGACGCCAAACGAGTCCCTGCAGCACATGGAGGAGATGATGAACAAAGAGGCCGGTCGACCCTTAGGGAACAGGAAACCGTCGGGCGCGGAAGAGCTATATCCATGTAA